One part of the Musa acuminata AAA Group cultivar baxijiao chromosome BXJ1-5, Cavendish_Baxijiao_AAA, whole genome shotgun sequence genome encodes these proteins:
- the LOC135674297 gene encoding beta-fructofuranosidase 1-like, translating to MGVKNLKSWSFSSSSSSSIPCSYPPLLHPDHSATTPSPKRKKCLQLLSFAAGSAVLILCVVALVSYGSNSASRTGLDGNRDSGTKRGDSRGLAEGVSEKSSAAMLRSSPSYPWSNSMLLWQRTAFHFQPQKNWMNDPDGPTYYKGWYHLFYQYNPDSAVWGNITWGHAVSRDLVHWLYLPLAMVPDRWYDANGVWTGSATTLPDGRLVMIYTGATMESVQVQNLAFPADPDDPLLVHWVKSECNPVIVPPSGIGLKDFRDPTTAWYVPADSAWRVAIGSKNDSQHHAGIVLVYRTTDFVSYELLPGVLHSVTGTGMWECVDFYPVSTESAVGLDTTAASGPGVKHVLKASMDDNRHDYYAIGTYVAASNSWVPDDPEKDVGIGLRYDYGKYYASKTFYDPVKERRVLWGWIGETDSERTDLRKGWASLQTVPRTVLFDQKTGSNLLQWPVEEVESLRLSSQEFSNISITAGSVVPLDIGKATQLDIVAEFSVDKAALAGAIGADVGYNCSTSRGAAQRGVIGPFGLLVLADEDLSEQTAVYFYVARATDGSLSTHFCHDELRSSEANDLVKRVSGSLVPVLDGEILSLRIIVDHSIVESFAQGGRTCITSRVYPTKAIFSRARLFLLNNATGVDVTATSVKIWQMNSAFIRPFYERDSASSIRTSNN from the exons ATGGGTGTGAAGAATCTTAAGTCGtggtctttctcctcctcctcctcgtcctccatcCCGTGCTCATACCCCCCTCTTCTCCACCCTGACCATTCCGCCACGACTCCTTCGCCGAAGAGGAAGAAGTGCTTGCAGCTGCTCTCGTTTGCGGCCGGCTCGGCCGTGTTGATCCTGTGCGTCGTCGCGCTCGTGTCTTATGGATCGAACAGCGCGTCAAGGACCGGTTTGGATGGGAACCGAGACTCGGGGACGAAGCGGGGAGACTCCAGGGGCCTGGCGGAGGGCGTGTCGGAGAAATCCTCGGCGGCGATGCTCCGCTCGTCTCCGTCCTACCCTTGGAGCAACTCCATGCTCCTTTGGCAGCGCACCGCCTTCCACTTCCAACCTCAAAAGAATTGGATGAATG ATCCTGACG GTCCGACGTACTACAAGGGATGGTACCATCTGTTCTACCAATACAACCCCGACTCGGCGGTGTGGGGCAACATCACGTGGGGCCACGCCGTGTCGCGCGACCTCGTGCACTGGCTCTACCTCCCCCTTGCCATGGTCCCCGACCGCTGGTACGACGCGAACGGCGTCTGGACCGGCTCCGCCACCACCCTCCCCGACGGCCGCCTCGTCATGATCTACACCGGGGCGACCATGGAGTCGGTGCAGGTGCAGAACCTCGCCTTCCCGGCCGATCCGGACGACCCGCTGCTGGTCCACTGGGTCAAGTCCGAGTGCAACCCGGTGATCGTGCCCCCGTCGGGGATCGGCCTCAAGGACTTCCGAGATCCCACCACGGCCTGGTATGTCCCCGCCGACTCAGCCTGGCGTGTCGCCATCGGGTCGAAGAACGACTCGCAGCACCACGCCGGGATCGTGCTGGTGTACCGGACGACGGATTTCGTGAGCTACGAGCTCCTCCCGGGCGTGCTCCACTCGGTGACCGGAACGGGGATGTGGGAGTGCGTGGACTTTTACCCGGTGTCGACCGAATCGGCGGTGGGGCTGGATACGACGGCGGCATCGGGACCGGGGGTGAAGCACGTGCTGAAGGCGAGCATGGATGACAACAGGCACGACTACTACGCCATCGGGACATACGTGGCGGCAAGCAACTCGTGGGTGCCGGACGACCCAGAGAAGGACGTGGGGATCGGACTGCGTTACGATTACGGCAAGTACTACGCCTCCAAGACGTTCTACGACCCGGTGAAGGAACGGCGGGTCCTGTGGGGTTGGATCGGCGAGACGGACAGCGAGCGCACCGATCTCCGGAAAGGCTGGGCTTCCCTTCAG ACCGTTCCGAGGACCGTGCTCTTTGACCAGAAAACAGGAAGCAACCTTCTCCAATGGCCAGTGGAGGAGGTGGAGAGCCTGAGGTTAAGCAgccaagagttcagcaacatcagcATCACCGCCGGATCAGTCGTTCCACTGGACATCGGCAAAGCCACGCAA TTGGACATCGTGGCCGAGTTCTCGGTGGACAAGGCGGCGTTAGCCGGTGCGATCGGCGCCGACGTTGGGTACAATTGCAGCACCAGCAGAGGCGCCGCGCAACGAGGGGTGATCGGGCCGTTCGGCTTGCTTGTGTTGGCCGACGAGGACCTGTCGGAGCAGACTGCTGTGTATTTCTACGTCGCAAGAGCAACTGACGGCAGCCTTAGCACTCACTTCTGCCATGACGAGCTCAG GTCGTCGGAGGCAAACGACCTTGTGAAGAGGGTGTCTGGAAGCTTAGTTCCAGTGCTGGATGGTGAAATCTTATCACTGCGGATAATC GTGGATCACTCCATCGTGGAGAGCTTTGCTCAAGGAGGAAGAACATGCATCACATCGCGAGTGTACCCAACCAAGGCAATATTCAGCAGGGCGCGGCTCTTCCTCTTAAACAATGCCACCGGTGTCGATGTCACCGCCACGTCGGTTAAGATCTGGCAGATGAACTCGGCATTCATCAGGCCATTCTATGAGCGTGATTCGGCCTCATCTATTCGCACTTCAAACAACTGA
- the LOC135674298 gene encoding monocopper oxidase-like protein SKU5: protein MVERRSVMALALALLAAALAAPCFAGDPYAYFDWDVSFITAAPLGVKQQVIAINGQFPGPIVNVTTNWNVVVNVLNDLDEPLLLTWNGIQHRKNSWQDGVQGTNCPIPSGWNWTYQFQVKDQIGSFFYFPSINFQRAAGGYGGFTVNNRDVIAVPFDKPDGDITLFIGDWYNKDYKDLRKALDNGKQLGMPDGVLMNGKGPYRYNKTLVPDGIDYETVHVHPGKTYRFRVHNVGISTSLNFRIQNHNMLLVETEGSYTVQQNYTNLDIHVGQSYSFLVTMDQNASSDYYMVASARFVNESRWARVTGVAILHYSNSKGKASGPLPDPPNDVYDKTFSMNQARSIRWNLSAGAARPNPQGSFRYGSINVSQVFVLRNKPPVVIRGTHRATLNGISYTPPATPLRLADEYKLKGVYTLDFPTRPLKGAPKVGRSLINGTYRGFMEIIFQNNDTKVQTYHVDGYAFFVVGMDYGEWTEESRGTYNKGDGVARCSTQVFPGAWTAILVSLDNVGIWNVRAQNLDTWYLGQETYIRVVNPEDTNKTELPVPDNALYCGLLQKYQNEQTPHHKATSSAPFTHQVYRVMVLMVLMVAAATLP from the exons ATGGTGGAGCGTCGGTCAGTTATGGCACTGGCATTGGCGTTACTGGCGGCGGCACTGGCGGCTCCCTGCTTCGCCGGAGATCCTTACGCCTACTTCGATTGGGACGTGTCCTTCATCACCGCCGCCCCTCTGGGCGTCAAGCAGCAG GTAATCGCGATCAATGGCCAGTTTCCTGGTCCCATTGTCAACGTGACCACGAATTGGAATGTGGTGGTGAATGTTCTCAACGATTTGGACGAGCCTCTTCTGTTGACATG GAATGGCATCCAGCATCGCAAGAACTCATGGCAAGATGGTGTGCAAGGCACAAACTGCCCCATCCCCTCCGGTTGGAACTGGACGTATCAGTTCCAGGTGAAGGATCAGATCGGCAGCTTCTTCTACTTCCCCTCGATCAACTTCCAACGCGCCGCCGGCGGCTATGGAGGATTCACAGTCAATAACCGCGACGTGATCGCAGTGCCCTTCGATAAGCCCGATGGAGACATCACCCTTTTCATCGGAGACTGGTACAACAAGGACTACAAG GATCTAAGGAAGGCCCTTGATAACGGAAAGCAACTCGGGATGCCTGATGGCGTGTTGATGAATGGGAAGGGCCCGTATAGATACAACAAGACACTTGTACCTGACGGCATTGACTATGAGACAGTACATGTTCATCCAG GGAAAACATATCGGTTTCGAGTACACAATGTGGGCATCTCTACCAGCTTAAATTTCCGGATTCAGAACCACAACATGCTGCTGGTAGAGACAGAAGGCTCATACACTGTCCAACAAAACTACACCAACTTGGACATACATGTAGGGCAGTCCTACTCGTTCTTGGTCACCATGGATCAGAACGCAAGCAGCGACTACTACATGGTGGCGAGCGCTCGGTTCGTCAACGAGTCTCGCTGGGCCAGAGTCACCGGTGTTGCCATTCTTCACTACTCCAACTCCAAAGGCAAAGCTTCTGGCCCTCTTCCAGATCCACCTAATGATGTCTACGACAAGACCTTCTCAATGAATCAAGCAAGATCCATCAG GTGGAATCTGAGTGCCGGTGCTGCGCGTCCCAATCCTCAAGGTTCCTTCAGATACGGCTCGATCAATGTGTCTCAGGTGTTTGTGTTGAGAAACAAGCCACCAGTTGTCATCAGGGGAACACACCGAGCTACACTTAATGGAATCTCGTACACTCCTCCTGCAACGCCACTGAGGCTCGCTGATGAGTACAAACTCAAGGGAGTTTACACGCTTGATTTCCCCACTAGGCCTCTCAAGGGAGCACCAAAGGTTGGAAGATCCTTGATCAATGGCACATACAGAGGATTCATGGAGATCATATTTCAGAACAATGACACTAAAGTTCAGACATATCATGTGGATGGATATGCATTTTTTGTTGTTGG GATGGACTATGGGGAGTGGACAGAGGAAAGCAGAGGAACATATAATAAAGGCGATGGTGTTGCCCGCTGCTCCACTCAG GTTTTCCCCGGAGCATGGACTGCAATCTTAGTTTCTCTGGACAATGTTGGAATCTGGAACGTGCGTGCACAAAATCTTGATACATGGTACCTCGGACAGGAAACCTACATTAGAGTGGTCAACCCAGAAGACACCAACAAAACGGAGCTGCCTGTTCCTGACAATGCCCTCTACTGTGGCCTCCTCCAGAAGTATCAAaa TGAGCAGACTCCTCACCACAAGGCAACTTCATCTGCTCCATTTACACATCAAGTTTACAGGGTAATGGTGTTGATGGTGCTCATGGTTGCAGCTGCCACATTGCCATAA
- the LOC103985722 gene encoding pectinesterase inhibitor 7-like encodes MECHRNSATTTGSLSCLCVLLLLFSVHLKACNGARVAPQDSKSTEFIRASCAATMYPDLCFSSLSSYASTIRTSPVQLADVALSVSLAGARSASAAMSRSIAGRGMAPRVAAAVKDCLETMGDSVDELRESLAAMGHVAGRNAAYQINSIQTWVSAALTDEDTCVDGFAGGAMDGEVKNMVRSHVVYVAQLSSNALALVNGLATSISRP; translated from the coding sequence ATGGAGTGCCACAGAAACTCTGCCACCACAACTGGTTCCTTGAGCTGCCTGTGTGTGCTCCTCCTGCTGTTTAGCGTCCATTTGAAAGCCTGTAATGGAGCAAGAGTGGCTCCTCAAGACTCAAAGAGCACAGAGTTCATAAGAGCCTCTTGTGCCGCCACCATGTACCCGGACCTCTGCTTCAGCTCCCTCTCGTCCTACGCCAGCACCATCCGGACCAGCCCCGTGCAGCTCGCTGACGTCGCCCTCTCCGTCAGCCTCGCCGGCGCCCGCTCCGCCTCGGCCGCAATGTCGAGGTCGATCGCCGGCCGGGGCATGGCGCCGCGCGTGGCGGCCGCAGTGAAGGACTGCCTGGAGACCATGGGAGACTCGGTGGACGAGCTCCGGGAGTCGCTGGCGGCCATGGGGCACGTGGCGGGGCGCAATGCGGCGTACCAGATCAACAGCATCCAGACGTGGGTGAGCGCGGCGCTCACCGACGAGGACACCTGCGTCGACGGGTTCGCCGGCGGCGCCATGGACGGCGAGGTCAAGAACATGGTGAGAAGCCACGTCGTGTACGTGGCGCAGCTGTCGAGCAACGCGCTCGCCCTCGTCAATGGCCTTGCCACCTCCATCTCCCGCCCTTGA
- the LOC103985720 gene encoding protein RESPONSE TO LOW SULFUR 2, with product MAALEVAGLRRQNEELERAAREGREREEALRGELERTRERLRAVEEAEERLCVELGELEAEAVAQAREDLLRIETLSHQLSAARALLASAGLRLDLPASD from the coding sequence ATGGCGGCGCTGGAGGTGGCGGGGCTGAGGCGGCAGAACGAGGAGCTGGAGAGGGCGGCGAGGGAGGGGAGGGAGCGGGAGGAGGCGCTGCGGGGCGAGCTGGAGCGCACCCGGGAGCGGCTGCGGGCGGTCGAGGAAGCCGAGGAGCGACTCTGCGTTGAGCTGGGGGAGCTCGAGGCCGAGGCGGTGGCGCAGGCCCGGGAGGACCTCCTCCGCATCGAGACTCTCTCCCACCAGCTCTCCGCCGCCCGTGCCCTCCTCGCCTCTGCCGGCCTCCGCCTCGATCTCCCGGCGTCCGATTGA